The following proteins are co-located in the Vicugna pacos unplaced genomic scaffold, VicPac4 scaffold_234, whole genome shotgun sequence genome:
- the LOC102529217 gene encoding LOW QUALITY PROTEIN: toll-like receptor 13 (The sequence of the model RefSeq protein was modified relative to this genomic sequence to represent the inferred CDS: inserted 1 base in 1 codon; substituted 3 bases at 3 genomic stop codons): MGLENLLPPQQFWLIFSGLSLLSLTEMYGFSKCIQYEMDIHHMFCIRKKIINLTDAIRDIPGYTTHLNLTQIQIQVLPPYGFTNLSALVDLRLERNSIWKIDERAFWGLENMTLLNLVENKIQSVNNSFEGLSNLETLLLSHNQITPIHKNAFDPLVKLKYLNLSRNFITDFSNILEAIQHLLHLECLDLTNNSIMSLDHSPRSLVSLTQMSLQGNKLMELNFSALSLPNLTTLDVSHISFGVIQNVDLETMPQLRSLNLSGTLVKLEMLSANHLQNLREIDLINXEVXRSHLNLNTLCRLLQNLPILEALVFWKNAIDARGIQHLANCTRLLSLDLSHNYDLVHLNDSEFDAMPSLQRLNLNKCQLSFVINRTWSTLQNLRALDLSHNKFKSFPDFAFSPLRYLQSLFLSRNPITELNRMAFYGLYSLKKFNLAGCWIVKIDRYFFAQFPNLESLDLGYNNIWTLNCRTFEGLKKLQVLTLSQNCLKNIAKNAFSSLSCLYKLDLTYNVLSNFQASLFLGLENLEILHLSFNKITYETTRTLQSPPFMNLKSLKQLNLEGQIHGIQVVPTNFFQGLNGLQELLLGKNPMVFVDYRQFDSLINLTKLDISETKSGDRSLSLSIYLFQNLKRLKVLRLENNNLESLTPGMFSGLESLQVLSLRFNNLRVINQSHLENLKSLKYFDLYGNKLQCSCDNECFKNWSINTAKVYIPYLCSYLCQQGNIQSLLIDFNDSTCNFDLGKVYFFCSFSLVLTTMVSSWFIAKMTSLLWYRLYIFXAWYQAKWHRTEKEFIYDAFVSFTATDEQWVYEELVPAPEERGQPTFXLCLHHRDFEPGMDIFENIQNAINTSWKTLCMVSNHYLHSEWCQLEVQLASIKIFYEHEDVLILIFLEEIPNYKLSSYHQLRKLVNRQTFITWPENVHERPLFWARIRNALGNKSVEKDNAQLTVAD, encoded by the exons ATGGGTTTAGAAAATCTTTTGCCTCCTCAACAGTTCTGGCTCATTTTCAGTGGGCTTTCTCTGCTCTCTTTGACAGAGATGTATGGGTTCAGTAAATGCATACAGTATGAAATGGACATTCACCATATGTTCTGCATTCGGAAGAAGATCATTAACTTAACAGACGCCATTCGTGACATCCCTGGATACACTACCCACCTCAACCTGACACAGATCCAAATTCAGGTCCTTCCTCCATATGGCTTCACTAATTTGTCTGCTCTGGTGGACTTGCGATTGGAGCGGAATTCCATTTGGAAGATTGATGAGAGGGCCTTTTGGGGACTTGAAAACATGACCCTTTTGAATTTAGTAGAAAATAAGATTCAAAGTGTGAACAACTCATTTGAAGGCCTGTCCAACTTGGAAACTTTGCTCCTGAGTCATAATCAAATTACCCCTATTCACAAAAATGCCTTTGACCCTCTTGtcaaattgaaatatttaaacttaTCTCGAAActttattactgatttttctaatATTCTGGAAGCAATCCAACATCTTCTGCACCTGGAATGTCTTGATCTTACTAACAACAGCATCATGTCCTTGGATCACAGCCCCAGGTCATTGGTCTCCCTGACCCAGATGAGCCTGCAAGGGAACAAGCTAATGGAATTAAATTTCTCTGCTTTGTCACTACCTAATCTGACCACTCTGGATGTCTCTCATATTAGCTTCGGAGTCATACAGAATGTGGATCTGGAAACTATGCCCCAACTGAGAAGCTTGAATCTGAGTGGAACATTGGTGAAACTGGAGATGCTCTCAGCCAACCACCTACAGAATCTAAGGGAAATAGACCTTATTA CAGAAGTTTGACGTAGTCACTTAAACCTCAACACACTATGTCGTCTCCTCCAAAATTTACCCATACTAGAGGCTTTGGTTTTTTGGAAAAATGCCATTGATGCCAGGGGCATACAGCACCTTGCCAACTGTACCAGGCTTTTGTCCCTTGACCTGAGCCATAACTATGATCTGGTTCACCTCAATGACAGTGAATTTGATGCTATGCCCAGCCTCCAAAGGCTGAATCTAAACAAGTGTCAACTTTCCTTTGTCATTAACAGGACCTGGAGTACCCTCCAGAACTTGAGAGCCCTAGATCTGAGCCACAATAAGTTTAAAAGCTTTCCAGATTTTGCATTTTCACCCCTGAGGTATCTacaatctctctttctctctagaaATCCCATTACAGAACTCAATAGGATGGCCTTCTATGGGCTGTATTCATTGAAGAAATTCAACTTGGCTGGGTGCTGGATAGTAAAAATTGACAGATACTTCTTTGCTCAATTTCCAAATTTAGAGAGTTTAGACCTTGGGTACAACAATATTTGGACTCTGAATTGCAGAACCTTTGAGGGTctgaagaaactccaagttctcaCTCTCTCCCAGAACTGCTTGAAAAACATAgcaaaaaatgcattttctaGCCTCAGTTGCCTCTATAAACTTGACTTGACATACAATGTCTTGTCAAATTTTCAGGCAAGCCTTTTCTTGGGCCTGGAAAATCTAGAAATTTTGCATCTCAGTTTTAATAAAATTACATATGAAACTACTAGGACCTTGCAATCTCCTCCATTTATGAACCTCAAGTCTTTGAAACAACTCAACCTAGAAGGACAAATACATGGGATTCAGGTTGTTCCAACCAACTTCTTCCAAGGGCTGAATGGCCTGCAGGAGCTACTCCTAGGGAAAAATCCCATGGTATTCGTAGACTACCGTCAATTTGACTCCCTGATTAATCTCACAAAGTTGGATATCTCAGAAACAAAATCTGGAGACCGAAGCCTCAGTTTAAGTATTTACTTATTCCAaaacctcaaaagactaaaagtgtTGCGCCTGGAAAACAACAACTTAGAGTCCCTGACTCCTGGCATGTTCTCTGGCTTAGAAAGCCTTCAGGTCCTCTCTTTAAGATTCAACAACCTAAGAGTAATTAATCAAAGTCATCTGGAGAATCTGAAGTCTCTGAAGTACTTTGatctttatggaaacaaacttcaGTGCAGCTGTGACAATGAATGTTTCAAGAATTGGTCCATAAACACAGCAAAGGTCTATATCCCCTACCTCTGTAGCTACCTCTGTCAGCAGGGAAATATCCAGAGTTTACTGATAGATTTCAATGATTCTACGTGTAATTTTGACCTGGGAAAGGTTTACTTCTTCTGTTCCTTCAGTCTGGTCCTCACAACCATGGTCTCCTCTTGGTTTATCGCCAAGATGACTTCATTGCTATGGTATAGGCTGTACATATTTTGAGCCTGGTATCAGGCCAAGTGGCATAGGACAGAGAAGGAGTTCATCTATGATGCCTTTGTCTCTTTCACTGCCACTGATGAGCAGTGGGTATATGAAGAGCTTGTTCCAGCCCCGGAAGAAAGAGGTCAGCCTACCTTCTAGCTCTGTCTTCACCACCGGGATTTTGAACCAGGCATGGACATTTTTGAGAACATCCAGAATGCCATCAACACAAGCTGGAAAACATTGTGTATGGTCAGTAACCACTACCTGCACAGTGAATGGTGCCAGCTTGAAGTACAGCTAGCCAGCATCAAGATATTCTATGAGCACGAGGATGTCCTCATCTTGATCTTCCTGGAAGAGATCCCAAACTATAAGTTATCCAGCTACCACCAACTCAGGAAACTTGTCAACAGGCAGACATTTATCACCTGGCCAGAGAATGTCCATGAGAGGCCACTCTTCTGGGCTCGTATTAGAAATGCATTGGGCAACAAATCTGTGGAGAAAGACAATGCACAGCTAACTGTGGCTGATTGA